The Magnetococcus marinus MC-1 genome contains the following window.
CACAGGCGGCGGCCAAGGCCGCACCACATGGCTTTTGCGGAGGCCAAAAAGCGACGGGTAAAAAGGGGCCACTGTTGGCTTCGCCCATCACCAATACACCCTGAGTCACCGAGCCAGCCTGACGCGCCAGCAGATGCATCCACACCTCGATAAACTGGGCGTCATCGTGGGTCGTGTGCAGTTGTTGCCACAGATCGGTGGTCCATTCCTGAACGTCGCCACTCATGGGATCTCACTCTGTCAAAAGCAAGGCCCATGCACCGTTGGGTGCATGGGCCAAAACGCGACTAAACAACCCGCTATGGGTCTATTTTTCTTAAATTTTCAGCTGACCGTAACGGGTCTCATACTCTTTTAAAGCCATCTCCAACATGGTTTGCAAGCGTTTCGCAGCATAGGGATTGAGCACAATACGGTTAGACAGATTAACCGTGACCTCTTTACTATCGGCCTGCCAAGCCTGATTGGCACCAAACAGGACCATGATCTCTTCGCGGGTTCCCAGCACATTGCAGACGTTGGCATAGCTGGTTGCCATGCTGCTGTCATCCCACACAATCTTGGGGTTGCCGGCAGCTTCGGGTGTTACCTTGGTACCTTCTTTGACTTCACTCATTTTTATACTACTCCAGTGGGTTAATAATTATGCTTTGAAACCACGTGTTACACGCTGAAAGAGTCCCCGTTTTGCCACTTTAGCTTGGGCCGTTGCTCTGCTGTCATGGCCACGTTCTGCGGGCTGACCCCATTGAATCCGGCCCATACCACCACCCATGGCAGCGGCTAGGGCGGCGCTGCCCGCGATTGCTTCACCCGTACCGCTGGCATTGTTGGCCTGACCGCCACCATCCTGGGGCTGACCCTCAGCGGGGGCTTCGCCATCGGCTGGAGTCTGACCCTCTGCCGGGGCTTCGCCATCGGCTGGGGCTTGGCCCTCTGCCGGGGCTTCGCCATCAGCTGGAACCTGACCCTCTGCCGGGGCTTCGCCATCAGCTGGGGGCTGACCCTCTGCCGGGGCTTCGCCATCGGCCGGGGCTTCGTCATCGGTGTTATCGTCATTGGTTTGGCCATCTTGAGCAGCCCCACCCTGCCCGTTCGCTCCTGCGGGGTCTCCACCCTCAGGGACTGCACCTGGACCACCGGCTGCACCGCCATCCGCTCCTGGACCACCGGCTGCGCCGCCATCCACTCCTGGCCCACCGGCTGCGCCGCCATCCACTCCTGGACCACCGGCTGCGCCGCCATTCGCTCCTGGACCACCGGCTGCGCCGCCATCCGCTCCTGGACCACCGGCTGCGCCGCCATCCGCTCCTGGACCACCAGCTGCGCCGCCATCCACTCCTGGACCACCGGCTGCGCCGCCATTCGCATCACCGCCAGTCGCCGCGCCACCCGT
Protein-coding sequences here:
- a CDS encoding DUF3467 domain-containing protein, which codes for MSEVKEGTKVTPEAAGNPKIVWDDSSMATSYANVCNVLGTREEIMVLFGANQAWQADSKEVTVNLSNRIVLNPYAAKRLQTMLEMALKEYETRYGQLKI